From Vigna unguiculata cultivar IT97K-499-35 chromosome 5, ASM411807v1, whole genome shotgun sequence, the proteins below share one genomic window:
- the LOC114182988 gene encoding NDR1/HIN1-like protein 13, translating into MTDRVYPSAKPAAAATANPAFPATKAQLYGATRPTYRPQPHHRRRSKRRCCCTFFFWLILTVLVLLLLIGIAGTAFYLLYRPHRPTFTVTSLKLSYLNLTASSTLNSRFDVTVSATNPNKKILFAYDPTSIAILSGDVDVGDGTVPAFLHGKKNTTLIKTSIVSTGSALQSDDASRLKSSMKNKNGLPLTVNLETKVKAKTGKLKTPKVGIRVSCDGIRVNLPSGKKPATASTSHAKCNVDVRFKIWKWTI; encoded by the coding sequence ATGACAGACAGAGTGTACCCTTCGGCAAAGCCCGCCGCAGCCGCCACTGCCAACCCCGCTTTCCCGGCGACGAAAGCACAACTCTACGGTGCCACCCGCCCCACCTACCGCCCGCAGCCTCACCACCGGCGGCGGAGCAAGCGCCGGTGCTGCTGCACCTTCTTCTTCTGGCTGATCCTCACCGTGCTCGTCCTACTCCTCCTGATCGGCATCGCCGGCACTGCGTTCTACCTGCTCTACCGCCCCCACCGCCCTACCTTCACCGTGACCTCGCTGAAACTCTCGTACCTGAACCTCACCGCCTCCTCCACCCTTAACTCCCGCTTCGACGTCACAGTCTCCGCCACCAATCCCAACAAGAAGATCCTCTTCGCCTACGACCCCACCTCCATCGCTATACTCTCCGGCGACGTCGACGTCGGCGATGGCACCGTCCCCGCCTTCCTGCACGGCAAGAAGAACACCACGCTCATCAAAACCTCCATTGTGAGCACCGGCAGCGCGCTCCAGAGCGACGACGCGTCGCGGTTGAAGTCCAGCATGAAGAACAAGAACGGGCTGCCACTGACGGTGAATTTGGAAACGAAAGTGAAGGCGAAAACGGGAAAATTGAAAACCCCGAAGGTCGGAATCAGAGTCTCCTGCGACGGAATCAGAGTGAATCTTCCCTCCGGCAAGAAACCGGCGACGGCGTCCACTTCGCACGCCAAGTGCAACGTGGATGTTAGGTTCAAGATCTGGAAGTGGACGATTTGA
- the LOC114184221 gene encoding receptor-like serine/threonine-protein kinase ALE2 isoform X2 has protein sequence MGLQLIFLLIKLHFVTCTPHLHEYAASYLHHSRIRSPSSIAFPPTESPTTVPAGTTLPPSQPFPKRKWMHSSMDSPIPRHKHHHSRRKFSNQAPGPTFSINPHTHQGPPPVIKSQHSFSSPVNAPAPAPIVLSHHLNVPYTSPRISPLGSSMKKTRTPPAAYAFVLPSPPPNKDCMSLTCSEPLTYTLPGSPCGCVWPLQVKLRISVAIYKFFPSVSKLAKEIAASVLLNRNQVRIVGADATTQQLEKTTVLINLVPQGVKFDDTTALLIYKKFWQREILNDDSTFGSYEVLYVHYPGLPPSPPSNVYGIDVEPYPGHDNNGTIIKPLGVDVSRKQKEGSGGRMLIMIILSSFTAFLLFIGLAWIFLLKCGSSTLEPGHIPDAKISSSSMRSGTASVRSLTYASMPGSRSMSFGSGTIIYAGSAKIFSLNEIEKATNNFNSSSILGEGGFGLVYKGDLNDGREVAVKILKRDDQHGDHEFFAESEMLSCLHHRNLVKLIGICTEKHTRCLVYELVPNGSVESHLHGMDKETEPLDWNARMKIALGAARGLTYLHEDCNPCVIHRDFKSSNILLEYDFVPKVSDFGLARTTLNEGNKPVSTHVIGTFGYVAPEYAMTGHLLVKSDVYSYGVVLLELLSGRKPVDLSQPPGQENLVAWARPLLTSKEGLQKIIDPIMKDSVSIDTIVKVAAIASMCVQSEVTQRPFMGEVVQALTLVCSEFEEKR, from the exons ATGGGATTGCAGCTCATTTTCCTGCTAATTAAGCTACATTTTGTTACATGTACACCCCATCTTCATGAATATGCTG CAAGCTATTTGCACCATTCGAGAATCCGAAGCCCTTCAAGCATTGCATTTCCACCCACAGAGTCACCTACTACAGTTCCTGCTGGTACTACACTTCCACCTTCCCAACCATTCCCCAAAAGAAAATGGATGCACAGTTCTATGGACTCTCCAATTCCACGCCACAAGCATCACCATTCCAGAAGAAAGTTCAGCAACCAAGCTCCTGGACCAACCTTTTCAATCAATCCCCATACTCATCAAG GTCCTCCTCCTGTCATCAAATCACAACATTCATTCTCTTCACCTGTAAATGCACCAGCACCAGCACCAATAGTTCTATCACACCACTTGAATG TACCGTATACTTCACCTAGAATTTCACCTCTAGGTTCATCAATGAAGAAGACAAGGACTCCACCAGCAGCATATGCTTTTGTTCTACCATCTCCACCGCCTAACAAAG ATTGTATGTCACTGACATGCTCTGAGCCCTTGACATATACACTTCCTGGATCACCTTGTGGTTGTGTTTGGCCACTCCAAGTTAAACTTCGCATCAGCGTTGCAATATACAAGTTTTTTCCTTCGGTTTCAAAGCTGGCCAAAGAAATTGCAGCTAGTGTTTTGCTGAACCGTAATCAAGTACGCATTGTGGGTGCCGATGCAACTACTCAGCAGCTCGAGAAAACTACTGTTCTCATAAACTTGGTGCCCCAAGGAGTGAAATTTGATGATACAACAgctcttttaatatataagaaattcTGGCAGAGAGAGATTCTCAATGATGATTCTACCTTCGGTTCCTATGAAGTGCTCTATGTTCATTATCCAG GTCTTCCACCGTCTCCACCTTCAAATGTTTACGGTATAGATGTTGAACCATACCCTGGTCACGACAACAATGGAACAATAATAAAACCTTTAGGAGTAGATGTCTCAAGGAAGCAAAAAGAAGGGAGTGGTGGAAGAATGCTTATTATGATCATCCTTTCATCTTTTACCGCCTTCCTTCTATTCATTGGACTTGCATGGATTTTTCTCTTGAAGTGTGGTTCCAGCACTCTTGAACCTGGACATATACCAGATGCCAAAATTTCATCCTCTTCAATGCGATCAG GTACTGCCAGTGTTAGGTCATTGACTTATGCGAGCATGCCAGGTTCTAGATCAATGTCCTTCGGTTCTGGAACAATAATCTATGCAGGATCagctaaaatattttctttgaacGAAATCGAGAAAGCAACAAATAACTTCAATTCTTCAAGCATACTAGGAGAAGGTGGCTTCGGTCTTGTTTACAAGGGTGACTTAAATGATGGCAGAGAGGTGGCTGTGAAGATTCTCAAAAGGGATGACCAGCATGGTGACCATGAATTCTTTGCAGAGTCAGAGATGCTTAGCTGCTTGCACCATAGGAATTTAGTTAAACTGATTGGTATATGCACAGAGAAACACACTCGCTGCTTAGTGTATGAGCTTGTTCCTAATGGCAGCGTGGAATCCCACTTACATG GTATGGACAAAGAAACCGAACCACTAGATTGGAATGCCCGGATGAAGATTGCACTTGGTGCAGCTAGAGGATTAACCTATCTGCATGAAGATTGTAATCCATGTGTCATACACAGAGACTTCAAATCCAGCAACATCTTATTGGAATACGATTTTGTACCCAAAGTTTCAGATTTTGGCTTGGCTAGAACAACATTGAACGAGGGAAACAAGCCCGTTTCAACTCATGTTATTGGTACATTTGG CTACGTAGCTCCTGAATATGCAATGACAGGACATCTTCTTGTCAAAAGTGATGTTTACAGCTATGGAGTTGTGCTCCTTGAGCTGCTAAGTGGAAGAAAGCCTGTGGATTTGTCGCAGCCACCAGGACAAGAAAACCTTGTTGCTTGGGCTCGTCCACTTCTTACAAGTAAGGAGGGTTTGCAGAAGATCATAGACCCCATTATGAAGGATAGTGTTTCCATTGATACCATTGTAAAGGTTGCAGCAATTGCATCAATGTGCGTGCAATCAGAAGTCACTCAGCGTCCTTTTATGGGTGAAGTTGTTCAGGCCTTGACATTGGTATGCAGTGagtttgaagaaaaaagatga
- the LOC114184221 gene encoding receptor-like serine/threonine-protein kinase ALE2 isoform X1: MGLQLIFLLIKLHFVTCTPHLHEYAASYLHHSRIRSPSSIAFPPTESPTTVPAGTTLPPSQPFPKRKWMHSSMDSPIPRHKHHHSRRKFSNQAPGPTFSINPHTHQGPPPVIKSQHSFSSPVNAPAPAPIVLSHHLNVPYTSPRISPLGSSMKKTRTPPAAYAFVLPSPPPNKDCMSLTCSEPLTYTLPGSPCGCVWPLQVKLRISVAIYKFFPSVSKLAKEIAASVLLNRNQVRIVGADATTQQLEKTTVLINLVPQGVKFDDTTALLIYKKFWQREILNDDSTFGSYEVLYVHYPGLPPSPPSNVYGIDVEPYPGHDNNGTIIKPLGVDVSRKQKEGSGGRMLIMIILSSFTAFLLFIGLAWIFLLKCGSSTLEPGHIPDAKISSSSMRSAGTASVRSLTYASMPGSRSMSFGSGTIIYAGSAKIFSLNEIEKATNNFNSSSILGEGGFGLVYKGDLNDGREVAVKILKRDDQHGDHEFFAESEMLSCLHHRNLVKLIGICTEKHTRCLVYELVPNGSVESHLHGMDKETEPLDWNARMKIALGAARGLTYLHEDCNPCVIHRDFKSSNILLEYDFVPKVSDFGLARTTLNEGNKPVSTHVIGTFGYVAPEYAMTGHLLVKSDVYSYGVVLLELLSGRKPVDLSQPPGQENLVAWARPLLTSKEGLQKIIDPIMKDSVSIDTIVKVAAIASMCVQSEVTQRPFMGEVVQALTLVCSEFEEKR, translated from the exons ATGGGATTGCAGCTCATTTTCCTGCTAATTAAGCTACATTTTGTTACATGTACACCCCATCTTCATGAATATGCTG CAAGCTATTTGCACCATTCGAGAATCCGAAGCCCTTCAAGCATTGCATTTCCACCCACAGAGTCACCTACTACAGTTCCTGCTGGTACTACACTTCCACCTTCCCAACCATTCCCCAAAAGAAAATGGATGCACAGTTCTATGGACTCTCCAATTCCACGCCACAAGCATCACCATTCCAGAAGAAAGTTCAGCAACCAAGCTCCTGGACCAACCTTTTCAATCAATCCCCATACTCATCAAG GTCCTCCTCCTGTCATCAAATCACAACATTCATTCTCTTCACCTGTAAATGCACCAGCACCAGCACCAATAGTTCTATCACACCACTTGAATG TACCGTATACTTCACCTAGAATTTCACCTCTAGGTTCATCAATGAAGAAGACAAGGACTCCACCAGCAGCATATGCTTTTGTTCTACCATCTCCACCGCCTAACAAAG ATTGTATGTCACTGACATGCTCTGAGCCCTTGACATATACACTTCCTGGATCACCTTGTGGTTGTGTTTGGCCACTCCAAGTTAAACTTCGCATCAGCGTTGCAATATACAAGTTTTTTCCTTCGGTTTCAAAGCTGGCCAAAGAAATTGCAGCTAGTGTTTTGCTGAACCGTAATCAAGTACGCATTGTGGGTGCCGATGCAACTACTCAGCAGCTCGAGAAAACTACTGTTCTCATAAACTTGGTGCCCCAAGGAGTGAAATTTGATGATACAACAgctcttttaatatataagaaattcTGGCAGAGAGAGATTCTCAATGATGATTCTACCTTCGGTTCCTATGAAGTGCTCTATGTTCATTATCCAG GTCTTCCACCGTCTCCACCTTCAAATGTTTACGGTATAGATGTTGAACCATACCCTGGTCACGACAACAATGGAACAATAATAAAACCTTTAGGAGTAGATGTCTCAAGGAAGCAAAAAGAAGGGAGTGGTGGAAGAATGCTTATTATGATCATCCTTTCATCTTTTACCGCCTTCCTTCTATTCATTGGACTTGCATGGATTTTTCTCTTGAAGTGTGGTTCCAGCACTCTTGAACCTGGACATATACCAGATGCCAAAATTTCATCCTCTTCAATGCGATCAG CAGGTACTGCCAGTGTTAGGTCATTGACTTATGCGAGCATGCCAGGTTCTAGATCAATGTCCTTCGGTTCTGGAACAATAATCTATGCAGGATCagctaaaatattttctttgaacGAAATCGAGAAAGCAACAAATAACTTCAATTCTTCAAGCATACTAGGAGAAGGTGGCTTCGGTCTTGTTTACAAGGGTGACTTAAATGATGGCAGAGAGGTGGCTGTGAAGATTCTCAAAAGGGATGACCAGCATGGTGACCATGAATTCTTTGCAGAGTCAGAGATGCTTAGCTGCTTGCACCATAGGAATTTAGTTAAACTGATTGGTATATGCACAGAGAAACACACTCGCTGCTTAGTGTATGAGCTTGTTCCTAATGGCAGCGTGGAATCCCACTTACATG GTATGGACAAAGAAACCGAACCACTAGATTGGAATGCCCGGATGAAGATTGCACTTGGTGCAGCTAGAGGATTAACCTATCTGCATGAAGATTGTAATCCATGTGTCATACACAGAGACTTCAAATCCAGCAACATCTTATTGGAATACGATTTTGTACCCAAAGTTTCAGATTTTGGCTTGGCTAGAACAACATTGAACGAGGGAAACAAGCCCGTTTCAACTCATGTTATTGGTACATTTGG CTACGTAGCTCCTGAATATGCAATGACAGGACATCTTCTTGTCAAAAGTGATGTTTACAGCTATGGAGTTGTGCTCCTTGAGCTGCTAAGTGGAAGAAAGCCTGTGGATTTGTCGCAGCCACCAGGACAAGAAAACCTTGTTGCTTGGGCTCGTCCACTTCTTACAAGTAAGGAGGGTTTGCAGAAGATCATAGACCCCATTATGAAGGATAGTGTTTCCATTGATACCATTGTAAAGGTTGCAGCAATTGCATCAATGTGCGTGCAATCAGAAGTCACTCAGCGTCCTTTTATGGGTGAAGTTGTTCAGGCCTTGACATTGGTATGCAGTGagtttgaagaaaaaagatga